A single region of the Vicia villosa cultivar HV-30 ecotype Madison, WI linkage group LG4, Vvil1.0, whole genome shotgun sequence genome encodes:
- the LOC131596867 gene encoding uncharacterized protein LOC131596867: protein MATKEILFKFGLLKDTRCELCGHDVESREHIMFKCKHSTVIWAETCKWMQLDNRTVNLNWIKTWTHGKGWRKGLFKVVAAETIYAIWTQRNNYIFHKNTYTIDSDRNVKNIVDAIVYRGWKHTIYRSKIAMFLM from the coding sequence ATGGCGACAAAGGAGATACTCTTTAAATTTGGGTTGCTGAAAGATACTAGATGTGAGCTATGTGGGCATGATGTGGAGTCTCGTGAGCATATTATGTTCAAATGTAAACACTCCACTGTTATATGGGCTGAAACTTGTAAATGGATGCAACTTGATAACAGGACTGTGAATCTTAATTGGATAAAGACCTGGACTCATGGTAAGGGTTGGAGGAAGGGTCTATTCAAAGTTGTGGCAGCAGAGACAATCTATGCTATATGGACCCAAAGAAACAACtacatttttcataaaaatacctATACTATAGATAGTGATAGAAATGTTAAAAATATAGTTGATGCTATTGTTTATAGAGGATGGAAGCATACCATCTATAGAAGCAAAATTGCTATGTTTCTTATGTAA